The Echinicola rosea genome has a segment encoding these proteins:
- a CDS encoding type I restriction-modification system subunit M: MSEDQKQKLESQLWGIANLLRGKISADDYRDYILGFIFYKYLSEKQYLYANELLKSEGIEDYASLTESDLLDAIKEESLLKLGYFLQPQELFSALAAKGNTDYEDPDKVEGNGSNYILDDLQAVLNHIEQSTMGTESEDDFNALFEDLDLNSTKIGRTPNARNEIIVQILNRLNQIDFKLEYIHSDVLGDAYEYLIAKFAAGAGKSAGEFYTPQQVSKILAKIVTTGKSKLKSVYDPTCGSGSLLLRVAKEATVSEYYGQELNRTTYNLARMNMILHDVHFSDFDIRHEDTLENPQHKDERFEAIVANPPFSAHWKSDANPLNATDERFSQYGKLAPKTKADYAFVQHMLYHLADNGIMACVLPHGVLFRGASEGIIRQYLIKELNYLDAVIGLPANIFYGTSIPTCILVLSKCRKSDDNIVFIDASGEDHYVKEKNQNALRDQDVELIVDTYQNRKSIDKFSYVANLAEIAENDYNLNIPRYVDTFEEEEPVDIDAVMKEIKSLEAKRAELDQEIAGYFKELGLNF; the protein is encoded by the coding sequence ATGTCAGAAGATCAAAAACAAAAGCTGGAAAGTCAATTATGGGGTATTGCCAACCTCCTTCGTGGAAAGATCAGTGCGGATGATTATAGGGATTATATCCTGGGCTTTATATTCTACAAATACCTTTCCGAAAAACAATACCTCTATGCCAATGAGCTGCTCAAGAGTGAGGGAATAGAAGATTATGCGAGCTTAACTGAATCGGATTTATTGGATGCCATTAAGGAAGAATCATTATTGAAATTGGGCTACTTCTTACAGCCTCAAGAACTTTTTTCAGCTTTGGCGGCCAAGGGGAATACCGATTATGAAGATCCTGATAAGGTGGAGGGTAATGGCAGCAATTATATCCTGGATGATCTGCAAGCCGTGCTGAACCATATTGAGCAGAGCACTATGGGTACGGAGTCGGAAGATGATTTTAATGCCCTGTTCGAGGATCTTGACCTGAACTCCACCAAGATCGGCCGTACACCCAATGCCCGAAATGAGATCATCGTGCAGATCCTTAATCGCTTGAATCAAATCGATTTTAAACTAGAATATATTCATTCTGACGTATTGGGCGATGCCTATGAATACCTGATTGCGAAGTTTGCTGCCGGTGCTGGCAAATCAGCAGGGGAATTTTATACCCCGCAGCAGGTGTCCAAGATTTTGGCTAAAATCGTGACCACAGGAAAATCTAAACTAAAGTCAGTGTACGATCCTACCTGTGGTTCTGGTTCCTTACTCCTTCGAGTAGCGAAAGAGGCGACGGTAAGTGAATATTATGGGCAAGAGCTGAATCGTACCACTTATAACCTTGCGCGGATGAATATGATCCTTCATGATGTGCATTTCAGTGATTTTGATATCCGCCATGAGGACACCCTGGAAAATCCCCAGCATAAGGATGAACGTTTTGAAGCCATCGTGGCCAATCCGCCTTTTTCGGCTCACTGGAAATCAGATGCCAATCCTCTGAATGCCACTGATGAGCGTTTCAGTCAATATGGCAAGTTGGCACCCAAAACCAAAGCGGATTATGCCTTTGTGCAGCACATGCTGTATCATCTGGCAGACAATGGCATTATGGCTTGTGTGCTTCCCCATGGGGTGCTCTTTCGTGGTGCATCCGAAGGAATTATTCGCCAGTACCTGATAAAGGAACTCAATTACTTAGATGCAGTGATCGGCCTCCCTGCCAATATCTTTTATGGGACTTCTATTCCTACCTGTATTTTGGTGCTCAGTAAGTGCCGAAAGTCGGATGATAATATAGTCTTTATTGATGCCAGTGGAGAGGATCACTATGTAAAGGAAAAGAACCAGAATGCTTTGCGGGACCAGGATGTGGAATTGATCGTGGACACCTATCAAAATCGTAAATCCATCGACAAGTTCAGTTATGTGGCCAACTTAGCAGAGATCGCTGAAAATGACTATAACCTCAATATCCCTCGCTATGTGGACACTTTTGAAGAGGAAGAACCGGTGGATATTGATGCTGTAATGAAAGAAATCAAAAGTTTGGAGGCCAAGCGGGCAGAACTGGATCAGGAAATTGCCGGGTATTTTAAAGAACTGGGCTTGAATTTTTAA
- a CDS encoding TlpA family protein disulfide reductase, whose product MKALTKNCFLAYLCLFGSNLYGNQLEVAGTPPAGAVGDTVSLQVKELKVGELMPDLLVKNVINHPEGEIQLSDYQGKLLILDFWATWCAPCVKGFPKMDSLRREFEGKLEILPVTYQDQEEVDKLFSRLKVLKDIEMPMAISDNTLRQLFPHRTLPHYVWIDPEGKVMAFTSKESVVRDSIRQVLEGVKELESKSAPKALFKRNELLFFGNRGFDEDKRILLQSVFMPYIEGMPAMYKVTGESDKSWMRIFLTNSDLPTYFGLAYGAGKVDFNRNRRILEVKEPDLLKYNADLDNYDEWKLDHRFCYELIVSPQYPGQEYDIMKADLERMFPEYWAAVEMRDTEVLALVRTDTSIDLRTDGGERKIEMDAFGLELNNERIGLLPYHWRFHLQLMRIPIVDDTGIEYRVDIQLEGKMNDLESIRKTLAPYGLDLVKKVMPIKMLVIRDRGQ is encoded by the coding sequence ATGAAAGCGTTAACGAAAAACTGCTTCCTGGCATACCTATGCCTTTTCGGAAGCAATCTATATGGAAATCAATTGGAAGTTGCAGGCACCCCACCTGCGGGGGCGGTAGGCGATACCGTCTCCCTGCAGGTGAAGGAACTTAAGGTGGGTGAGCTGATGCCTGACTTATTGGTGAAAAATGTTATCAATCACCCTGAAGGGGAAATACAACTGTCCGATTACCAGGGCAAGCTGCTGATCCTGGACTTCTGGGCCACTTGGTGTGCGCCCTGTGTGAAAGGCTTTCCGAAGATGGATAGCTTACGGCGGGAGTTTGAGGGGAAGCTGGAAATCCTGCCAGTAACCTACCAAGATCAGGAGGAAGTGGACAAACTTTTTTCACGATTGAAGGTGCTAAAGGATATCGAGATGCCCATGGCGATTTCGGACAATACCTTACGGCAGCTATTTCCACACAGGACCTTGCCCCATTATGTATGGATAGACCCTGAGGGCAAGGTAATGGCCTTTACCTCTAAGGAATCGGTGGTTCGGGACAGTATCAGACAAGTTTTGGAGGGAGTAAAAGAATTGGAAAGCAAATCAGCTCCCAAGGCCCTTTTTAAAAGGAATGAACTGCTGTTTTTCGGGAACAGAGGATTTGATGAGGACAAGCGGATTCTACTGCAGTCGGTTTTTATGCCCTATATCGAGGGCATGCCGGCGATGTACAAGGTCACGGGGGAATCCGATAAAAGCTGGATGCGCATCTTCCTGACCAATTCCGACCTGCCCACCTATTTCGGGCTTGCCTATGGTGCGGGGAAGGTGGACTTCAACCGCAATCGAAGGATTTTGGAAGTAAAGGAACCGGACTTGCTAAAATACAATGCCGATCTGGACAATTATGATGAATGGAAGCTGGACCATCGTTTCTGCTATGAGCTTATCGTATCTCCCCAATACCCTGGGCAGGAATATGATATCATGAAAGCGGACCTGGAAAGGATGTTCCCCGAATACTGGGCAGCTGTGGAGATGAGGGATACCGAGGTATTGGCCTTGGTCCGGACGGATACATCCATTGACCTGAGAACAGATGGTGGAGAAAGAAAGATAGAAATGGATGCTTTTGGACTCGAGCTGAACAATGAGCGAATAGGACTGCTCCCCTATCACTGGCGTTTCCATCTTCAACTCATGAGGATTCCCATCGTGGATGATACGGGGATTGAGTATAGGGTAGATATCCAATTGGAGGGCAAGATGAATGACCTGGAAAGTATCAGGAAGACCCTTGCTCCCTATGGCTTGGACCTGGTCAAAAAGGTCATGCCCATCAAGATGCTGGTCATCAGGGATCGGGGTCAATGA
- a CDS encoding ATP-dependent nuclease, with protein sequence MKIEKVEINNFRLLKNTSLSLQEKTTVIVGRNNSDKTSLTEIFRRFSKRDRFKLEDFSLSSFPDFSRALKANLAQEKDSAIREILPSIDIILIVNYLENKDDYGVLSNFIIDLDENLTNTQIKISYRLQDGKIDSFFSGMTDEKAPDFFDIIRERIPMYYDFEVIAIDLKDPDNTAKTEFENYKRLIRTDFINAQRWLDDETIKENDVLGKVLSSIFSNASKESAPEEMQKKSKELDEVVKQIQTTVDSDFNTKVKALIPALNIMGYPGLSDPNFTTKTSFDAKTIIEKNTKLLYEKAHGITLPETYNGLGSRNLIFILFHLFDYFRQFQSDEIQPKNHVIFIEEPEAHLHPQMQEVFIRKLYEIADTFSTQLNGGKKWPVQFIVTSHSTHIANEAEFDSIRYFLTKGTEDLQTYIKDLNEEFSKPDNEKDKNFIHKYLTLTKCDLFFADKAILIEGPTERILMPEFIKKLTTANLNSQFISTVEIGGAYAHHFYKFLDFLELKTLIITDLDSTKHKQTDKGIKYEACQVSAGEKSSNTGIIKWFSYKDDEGNDKENVDLSEIRTKVLEDKIQGTRRIAYQIDEEVRECCGRSFEDAFIITNPTLFGIAETKGKALEAKAFEEAKKYTSKKTDFAIKYAYVESKWEIPLYIKEGLTWLSENESDKVLSTDVIK encoded by the coding sequence ATGAAAATCGAAAAAGTAGAAATAAATAACTTTAGGCTATTAAAAAACACTAGTCTTTCATTGCAAGAAAAAACAACCGTTATTGTTGGTCGTAACAACTCTGATAAAACATCATTAACTGAGATATTCAGACGCTTCTCAAAACGAGATAGGTTTAAATTGGAAGATTTTAGTCTTAGTTCATTTCCTGATTTTTCTAGAGCTTTAAAAGCAAATTTAGCCCAAGAAAAGGATTCAGCAATTCGAGAAATTCTTCCAAGTATCGATATAATATTGATAGTTAACTATTTGGAGAATAAAGACGATTACGGAGTACTAAGTAATTTCATTATTGATTTAGATGAAAATTTAACAAATACACAAATTAAAATTTCATATAGATTACAAGATGGAAAGATAGATAGCTTTTTTTCAGGTATGACTGATGAAAAAGCTCCTGATTTCTTTGATATCATTCGGGAAAGAATTCCCATGTATTATGACTTTGAGGTAATTGCAATTGATTTAAAAGACCCTGATAATACTGCAAAAACTGAATTTGAAAACTACAAAAGATTAATTCGAACAGATTTTATTAATGCACAACGTTGGCTTGATGATGAAACTATAAAGGAAAACGATGTACTGGGAAAAGTACTAAGTAGCATTTTTAGCAATGCATCTAAAGAATCTGCACCAGAAGAAATGCAGAAAAAATCGAAAGAGCTTGATGAAGTTGTAAAACAAATACAAACAACGGTTGATTCTGATTTTAACACTAAAGTAAAAGCCTTAATTCCTGCTCTGAATATTATGGGATATCCAGGATTAAGTGACCCAAACTTTACTACAAAAACATCTTTTGATGCTAAAACTATTATTGAGAAAAACACCAAACTTCTATATGAGAAAGCTCATGGGATTACTCTACCGGAAACATATAACGGATTAGGTTCTAGAAACCTAATATTTATCTTGTTTCATTTATTTGACTATTTCAGACAATTTCAATCGGATGAAATACAACCAAAAAATCATGTAATCTTTATTGAAGAACCTGAAGCACACCTTCATCCTCAAATGCAGGAAGTATTTATCCGAAAGCTATATGAGATAGCAGATACTTTCTCTACACAGCTGAATGGAGGAAAAAAATGGCCAGTTCAATTTATAGTAACGAGCCATTCTACACACATTGCAAATGAAGCTGAATTTGATTCCATACGCTATTTTCTTACAAAAGGAACTGAAGATTTACAGACTTATATAAAAGACCTAAATGAGGAATTTAGTAAACCGGATAACGAAAAGGACAAAAACTTTATTCATAAATATTTAACGCTTACTAAATGTGATTTATTCTTTGCTGATAAGGCTATTCTAATTGAAGGGCCAACAGAAAGGATTCTAATGCCTGAATTTATAAAAAAACTAACTACGGCAAATCTAAACAGTCAGTTTATTTCAACGGTAGAGATTGGAGGTGCATATGCTCATCATTTTTATAAATTTCTTGATTTCCTAGAGTTAAAAACATTAATTATAACAGACCTCGATTCTACTAAACATAAACAAACTGACAAAGGGATTAAATACGAAGCATGCCAAGTTTCTGCTGGTGAAAAATCAAGCAACACAGGAATAATTAAGTGGTTCAGTTATAAGGACGATGAAGGTAATGATAAAGAAAATGTTGATTTATCTGAAATACGCACAAAAGTTCTAGAAGATAAAATTCAAGGCACTAGGAGAATAGCTTACCAAATTGATGAAGAGGTAAGAGAGTGTTGCGGTAGAAGTTTTGAAGATGCCTTTATTATTACAAACCCGACACTTTTTGGTATAGCTGAAACCAAAGGCAAAGCTTTAGAAGCAAAAGCATTTGAAGAAGCTAAAAAGTATACATCTAAAAAGACTGATTTTGCAATCAAATATGCTTATGTGGAATCAAAATGGGAAATTCCGCTTTATATTAAGGAAGGGTTAACATGGTTGTCTGAAAATGAATCGGATAAGGTTTTGAGTACAGATGTGATTAAATAA
- a CDS encoding helix-turn-helix domain-containing protein yields MKEENGSEFTVLENKNIGRNFSAFRKLRDKKALEVADYLGMSEANYTKYERGENKITIDLIQKVAEFLKVDPLQIVSSQPGHVIENLTGSPVAIQTNSTFQTTNEKQNEMMLTLMQEIVEMNKALRKMIEDKK; encoded by the coding sequence ATGAAGGAGGAAAATGGAAGCGAGTTTACAGTACTCGAGAACAAGAATATAGGTAGAAACTTTTCTGCTTTTCGTAAACTAAGGGACAAGAAAGCTTTAGAGGTGGCTGATTATTTGGGTATGTCAGAAGCCAACTATACCAAATATGAGCGTGGAGAGAATAAAATTACGATTGATCTTATTCAGAAGGTTGCTGAATTCTTGAAGGTGGATCCACTTCAGATTGTTTCCAGTCAACCAGGACATGTAATAGAAAATCTTACCGGTTCCCCTGTTGCAATACAAACTAATAGTACCTTTCAAACTACTAACGAAAAGCAAAATGAAATGATGCTCACGCTTATGCAAGAGATTGTTGAAATGAATAAGGCATTACGGAAAATGATAGAGGATAAGAAGTAA
- a CDS encoding restriction endonuclease subunit S, with amino-acid sequence MAKHNKEVGNFPPLRFPGFSGEWKLKRIGDLSSKIGSGKTPKGGESVYHTSGIPFIRSQNVIDNSLILDHTCIPEEMHESMKSSKVLAGDILLNITGGSIGRSCVVPTNFKEGNVNQHVSIIRLKKDNPNFLQSILSSWRGQKLIFEGQTGSGREGLNFESIKGFKVSFPTVSEQQKIASFLSLLSERIKTQIKIIEQLETLMSGLRQKIFSRQLRFKDDEGNDFPKWEEKNLIQLASRIISKNKENNQNVLTISAQQGLISQLKFFNKSVAVSIPQ; translated from the coding sequence ATGGCAAAGCACAACAAAGAAGTAGGCAATTTTCCCCCTTTGAGATTTCCGGGGTTTAGTGGGGAGTGGAAGCTAAAACGGATTGGAGACCTATCCTCAAAAATTGGAAGTGGTAAAACACCAAAAGGAGGTGAGAGTGTATATCATACTTCTGGAATACCTTTTATCAGGAGTCAGAACGTAATAGATAACTCTCTTATATTGGATCATACATGTATTCCTGAAGAAATGCATGAAAGTATGAAAAGTAGTAAAGTTTTGGCGGGTGATATTCTTCTGAATATTACTGGAGGATCAATAGGACGAAGCTGTGTCGTTCCAACGAATTTTAAAGAAGGTAATGTAAATCAACATGTTTCAATAATACGGCTGAAAAAAGATAATCCAAATTTTCTTCAATCAATTCTAAGCTCATGGCGTGGTCAAAAGCTAATTTTTGAAGGTCAAACTGGCAGTGGACGTGAAGGCTTAAATTTCGAAAGCATTAAAGGATTTAAAGTATCATTTCCAACAGTATCTGAGCAACAGAAAATTGCCAGTTTCTTATCTTTATTAAGCGAACGAATCAAAACCCAAATCAAAATCATTGAACAATTAGAAACCTTAATGTCAGGTCTTCGGCAAAAAATCTTTTCTCGGCAGCTAAGATTTAAGGATGATGAGGGGAATGATTTTCCAAAATGGGAGGAGAAGAATCTAATACAATTGGCAAGTAGAATCATATCCAAAAACAAAGAGAATAACCAAAATGTATTAACCATATCTGCACAACAGGGCCTAATTAGTCAATTGAAGTTTTTCAACAAATCAGTTGCAGTGAGCATACCCCAATAG
- a CDS encoding 4-fold beta flower protein, which yields MQETLFDRNGNAIAYVDYDDENTIYLWNGKPAAYLDDDKRIYGFNGKHLGWYENGVIWNLSGEKNGFNDSALPVFAKFEPFKSFKKFKPFKSFKQFAKTKPYYKTNTSKESLSQFLMNGAK from the coding sequence ATGCAAGAAACATTGTTTGACCGAAATGGAAATGCCATAGCCTATGTGGACTATGATGATGAAAACACAATCTATTTATGGAATGGAAAGCCCGCTGCCTATCTTGACGATGATAAACGTATTTATGGATTTAATGGCAAACACTTAGGTTGGTACGAAAATGGTGTTATTTGGAATTTGAGTGGAGAAAAAAATGGTTTTAATGATTCCGCTTTACCAGTATTTGCCAAATTTGAGCCTTTCAAATCATTTAAAAAATTTAAACCATTCAAATCCTTTAAACAATTCGCGAAGACTAAACCATACTATAAAACCAACACAAGTAAAGAATCACTATCTCAATTCTTAATGAATGGAGCTAAATAA
- a CDS encoding UvrD-helicase domain-containing protein, translating into MNSPAEKASEETLKKIYLALDNGNSFRVEAGAGAGKTYSLIKALHYLIEHKSAELQKGFQRIACITYTNVATEEIRNRIDNHPSVFVDTIHGFCWSILQGFQAQMRAQIELIGDEKLIEKIEDAGGLRKQKIVYDLGYRSATEKEIFIHHDNVIQLFTALLSKEKFRSILKNQYPIIFIDEYQDTNEELGKAIISNLIESKSDMQIGLFGDHWQKIYENGIGGMVSVDIEEIGKKANFRSEKNLVKFLNRMRPGLPQMEKDPSSAGEVKIFHSNNWIGVRRDGKGGGHWTGDLPEAEAGNYFRAVKNKLIQEGWEFSFEKTKILMLTNSVLAREQGYSGITKVFRFSDDYLKMQNKYIDYFVNILEPVSESFSKKKYGEMLKAIGIRTPRLKNHSDKKVWNDSLSKLIKNRNSGTIGDVIDCLAETQKPRLSSKIEESEEKYSKLKDLTEFEDEADKKLVSKIKKLKSVKYSEVIELAKYIDDKTPFSTNHGVKGAEFENVLVICGRGWNKYNWNQFLTWANDGVPDDKKESFERNRNLFYVSCSRPKKRLAVLFTQELSSSAMATLNKWFLPENIFPIII; encoded by the coding sequence ATGAATAGTCCAGCTGAAAAAGCATCAGAAGAGACATTAAAGAAAATCTACCTTGCGTTAGATAATGGAAATTCATTTCGTGTTGAAGCAGGTGCAGGTGCGGGTAAAACTTACTCTTTAATAAAAGCTTTACATTATTTGATAGAACATAAGTCAGCAGAGCTTCAAAAAGGATTTCAGAGAATTGCTTGTATAACATACACGAATGTCGCTACTGAAGAGATTAGAAATCGAATTGATAACCACCCATCGGTTTTTGTTGATACTATACATGGGTTTTGTTGGTCAATATTACAAGGGTTTCAGGCTCAAATGAGGGCTCAGATTGAATTAATAGGTGACGAAAAACTTATAGAAAAAATAGAGGACGCGGGAGGGCTAAGAAAACAAAAAATTGTATATGATTTAGGATATCGTAGTGCAACAGAAAAGGAAATCTTTATTCATCATGACAATGTGATTCAGTTATTCACTGCATTACTTTCCAAAGAAAAATTCAGAAGTATTCTTAAAAATCAATATCCAATTATTTTTATTGATGAATACCAAGACACAAATGAAGAGTTAGGAAAAGCAATAATATCAAATTTGATTGAATCAAAGTCTGATATGCAAATAGGATTATTTGGAGACCATTGGCAGAAAATTTATGAAAATGGTATTGGTGGAATGGTATCCGTTGATATTGAGGAAATAGGTAAAAAGGCAAACTTTAGGTCTGAAAAGAATTTAGTTAAATTTCTAAATAGGATGCGCCCAGGACTCCCTCAAATGGAAAAAGACCCATCTTCTGCTGGAGAAGTTAAAATCTTTCATTCAAATAATTGGATTGGTGTGAGGAGAGATGGTAAAGGAGGTGGACATTGGACAGGAGATTTGCCAGAGGCTGAAGCAGGTAATTATTTTAGAGCAGTAAAAAATAAGTTGATACAGGAAGGTTGGGAGTTTTCATTTGAAAAAACTAAAATTCTAATGCTTACTAATTCTGTTCTCGCTAGAGAACAAGGTTATAGCGGAATAACTAAAGTATTTAGGTTTTCAGATGATTATCTAAAAATGCAAAATAAATACATTGATTATTTTGTAAATATACTAGAACCAGTTTCAGAGTCATTCAGCAAAAAGAAATATGGTGAAATGTTAAAAGCGATTGGCATAAGAACACCAAGATTGAAAAACCATAGTGATAAGAAAGTTTGGAATGATAGTTTAAGCAAATTAATTAAAAATCGAAATTCTGGAACTATAGGTGATGTAATAGATTGTTTAGCCGAAACTCAAAAGCCTCGTTTGTCATCGAAAATTGAAGAATCTGAAGAGAAATATTCTAAACTCAAAGATTTAACCGAATTTGAGGATGAAGCAGACAAAAAACTTGTTTCAAAAATTAAAAAACTTAAATCTGTAAAATATTCAGAGGTCATTGAACTAGCTAAGTATATTGATGATAAAACCCCATTTTCAACAAATCATGGCGTAAAAGGAGCGGAATTTGAAAATGTATTGGTCATATGTGGTAGAGGATGGAATAAATACAATTGGAACCAGTTTCTTACCTGGGCAAACGATGGAGTTCCTGATGATAAGAAAGAATCTTTTGAACGTAATCGTAACCTTTTTTATGTTTCTTGTTCCAGACCTAAGAAAAGATTAGCAGTTTTATTTACACAAGAATTGTCTAGTTCAGCTATGGCAACATTAAACAAGTGGTTTTTACCAGAGAATATTTTCCCAATAATAATATAG